In Coccidioides posadasii str. Silveira chromosome 4, complete sequence, one genomic interval encodes:
- a CDS encoding uncharacterized protein (EggNog:ENOG410Q56S~COG:G~TransMembrane:12 (i43-60o83-102i114-132o144-164i176-195o207-229i283-308o314-336i348-367o373-395i407-427o439-461i)) — translation MASQTTPAEGKQSPIHIEDGSKLDSESNEAFTPKEAASLRRRIDLRLIPALGFMYGISLMDRKNVSNAAIAGMRTDLSLLEGYRYSLITLCFFITYVVFQSPMTVICRKVGPRIFLPGICFLWGALVIGLGFAKNWTTVVGLRLVLGILEAGYFPGCVYLLSTWYTRFEVARRYSVFYLIGSLASALSGILAYGLMQMEGVQGIRGWRWIFIMEGVITCAIAIFAYAFIVRFPDQERDKPSFRFLQPHECQYIIDRLEEDRRDVVAEKFTLKRFLKPAGDFEIWVFAFMFFCLTTVTYAFAFFLPIILRDNLGFSLAASQCLIAPPYVFSAILMFVTSWISDRYRMRAPIILLNCIILIVGLPIMGFHSNNAVRYFGVFIAVAGANANVPAIMAYQANNIRGQWKRAFCSATLTGFGGIGGISGSLVFRSQDRPDYMPGMVACIVCAVAIMICATLLTLYFRATNKKADRGEKIIGEDPDFRYTL, via the exons ATGGCGTCCCAAACAACCCCGGCGGAGGGAAAGCAGTCTCCTATCCATATCGAGGATGGATCCAAGCTCGATAGTGAGAGCAACGAGGCATTTACCCCAAAAGAAGCTGCCTCCTTGCGGCGTCGAATTGATCTGCGACTTATTCCGGCGTTGGGTTTCATGTATGGAATATCACTTATGGATCGAAAGAACGTCTCGAATGCGGCCATCGCCGGCATGAGGACAGACCTTTCCTTGCTAGAGGGATATCGGTACAGTCTCATAACTCTATGTTTCTTTATCACATACGTCGTTTTCCAATCTCCGATGACAGTGATATGCCGCAAGGTCGGGCCTCGCATATTCTTACCAGGCATCTGTTTTCTATGGGGCGCTCTCGTTATCGGGCTTGGATTTGCGAAAAATTGGACCACAGTGGTGGGCCTGAGACTTGTGCTTGGAATTCTGGAAGCTGGCTATTTCCCCGGCTGTGTTTACCTCTTGTCGACGTGGTACACCCGGT TCGAGGTTGCACGGCGATACTCGGTATTTTACTTGATCGGTAGTCTTGCGTCCGCCTTGTCGGGAATCCTTGCATATGGCTTAATGCAAATGGAGGGTGTTCAAGGTATTCGCGGATGGAGATG GATTTTCATTATGGAAGGTGTT ATAACCTGCGCAATTGCAATTTTCGCATATGCCTTCATCGTCCGGTTCCCCGACCAGGAACGAGACAAACCCTCCTTCCGGTTTCTACAGCCTCACGAATGCCAGTACATCATTGATCGTCTGGAGGAAGATAGACGAGATGTGGTAGCTGAAAAATTTACCCTTAAACGATTTTTGAAGCCGGCTGGAGATTTCGAGATATGGGTGTTTGCATTCATGTTCTT CTGTCTCACCACTGTCACTTATGCGTTTGCAT TCTTCCTACCCATCATTCTACGAGATAATCTGGGTTTCAGCCTTGCTGCGTCCCAATGTCTCATTGCGCCCCCGTACGTCTTCTCGGCAATTCTGATGTTCGTAACATCATGGATTAGTGATCGCTACCGGATGCGCGCGCCCATTATACTCCTGAACTGCATCATCTTAATTGTTGGACTCCCTATCATGGGATTCCATTCAAACAATGCAGTGCGATATTTTGGGGTGTTCATTGCTGTTGCTGGTGCCAATGCCAATGTTCCTGCTATAATGGCATATCAG GCAAACAACATTCGTGGCCAGTGGAAGCGTGCTTTCTGCTCAGCGACCCTGACTGGTTTTGGAGGCATTGGTGGAATCTCTGGGAGTCTTGTGTTCCGAAGCCAGGATCGGCCGGACTACATGCCCGGTATGGTGGCATGTATTGT CTGCGCGGTGGCCATTATGATCTGTGCTACACTTCTCACCCTGTACTTCAGGGCTACAAACAAGAAGGCTGATCGGGGCGAGAAGATTATTGGTGAAGATCCTGACTTCAGGTATACGCTGTAG
- the PET8 gene encoding S-adenosylmethionine transporter (EggNog:ENOG410PJUF~COG:C~TransMembrane:2 (o24-44i78-100o)~BUSCO:10387at33183): MEAVDHPREDASQALVPSLWTRSLLAGAVAGLTVDVSLFPLDTIKTRLQQARKRQVNSSSSPSAKTGLPLLRQTFRGIYAGLPSVLLGSAPSAASFFVVYDGVKRLLLPPRHSTENIPVSWQHSVLTHSLASSMGEVSACAIRVPTEVIKQRAQAGLFGGSTLLALKDILSLRHGDLPGGGKGSWRLVLRELYRGTAITISREIPFTILQFTMWERMKDAYASWKHKSDPTAPVSATSSAFFGSIAGAISAGLTTPLDVVKTRVMLARRTGSGDGAGKIRVRDVVQGIWRDEGFGAFWRGIGPRVAWIGIGGAVFLGSYQRAWNLLEGRKLKRERAELDL, translated from the exons ATGGAAGCGGTTGACCATCCCCGAGAGGATGCGTCACAGGCCTTAGTTCCCTCTCTCTGGACGAGATCCCTCTTG GCCGGAGCGGTCGCCGGTCTCACGGTTGACGTCTCTCTCTTTCCTCTTGATACCATCAAAACCAGACTCCAACAAGCTCGAAAGCGCCAAGTTAACTCCAGTTCGAGCCCGTCGGCCAAAACTGGGCTACCATTACTCCGCCAGACCTTCCGAGGCATTTATGCCGGCTTGCCGTCGGTGCTCCTAGGGTCCGCGCCATCCGCTGCGAGCTTCTTCGTCGTTTACGATGGTGTGAAACGCCTCCTCCTTCCCCCTCGACATTCAACTGAAAATATACCGGTATCATGGCAGCATTCGGTGCTCACGCACTCTCTCGCCTCGTCCATGGGAGAAGTGTCTGCTTGTGCAATCAGAGTCCCCACCGAAGTGATCAAGCAGCGGGCTCAGGCCGGACTATTTGGCGGCTCCACATTGTTAGCTCTCAAAGACATCCTTTCTCTGCGTCATGGTGATTTACCAGGTGGAGGCAAGGGAAGTTGGAGACTGGTTCTCCGCGAACTGTATCGAGGGACGGCAATTACTATCTCGCGCGAAATCCCGTTCACCATCTTACAGTTTACAATGTGGGAACGGATGAAAGATGCATATGCCTCGTGGAAGCACAAATCAGACCCTACGGCCCCTGTATCGGCGACTTCGAGTGCCTTCTTTGGCAGTATTGCTGGCGCGATTTCTGCGGGTTTGACGACTCCGCTCGATGTGGTTAAAACGAGAGTCATGCTGGCTCGAAGAACTGGGAGCGGTGACGGTGCAGGAAAGATCAGGGTGAGGGATGTTGTACAGGGGATTTGGAGGGACGAAGGGTTTGGTGCGTTTTGGAGGGGCATTGGCCCACGTGTCGCTTGGATTGGGATTGGGGGTGCAGTGTTTCTTGGAAGCTATCAACGGGCGTGGAACTTACTTGAAGGCAGGAAGCTTAAAAGGGAACGTGCTGAGTTGGATTTGTAA
- a CDS encoding uncharacterized protein (EggNog:ENOG410PPDA~COG:D~BUSCO:3265at33183): MTLKPQNSLIRPVFTQEFYHEVKRAWRLRVGQNGKENALPRNIALAVSGGPDSMALAHLCRRLIVEGHIPDLNVKAFIVDHKAREKSTDEALKVAGWIKSMGLKSQVLTLQWPEGTKDPARLPNFETLARRLRYQALGTACVTENIRALFLGHHRDDNVETALLRLAQGHGRFGLAGFDSVSPIPECHSLWGVSQSGDITSIEAISADRTPRMAPIKPNLMNNGGDRAPLPQPDSSLYTATGGVYIFRPFRSFPKARLEATCRVARVPFVIDPTNEDHTLTIRNTVRKLLSSGDLPRALQSPSILAFISKNQRAKERLQDLTDSFLKLVRVNNFDFSSGTLLVRLPFAEEVDFFKETFNDPHQDHPHINPFDVQLKVVRTLIELVTPESDLQVSQEGLVRAAKLLWPRSSEDTSSPDVFTLGGVQFQPQKRKGKYGVFPHSFKRRSQDALIASQNLRDVADNPTDPNIWLLSREPLRRHLPPPITKFGICLPDPVPEQINKAGWQSVNKSRWTQWKLWDGRYWVRLRATRQNKTLALKGGATPKAHIYSFGDTIQVTMKPMSQEDVVGIRRSELGNPFYQCRSSWKLTDRDLRPESYTGGRRLDASRWKKKAFDVLLSCFAPGNLRKTIPVLWHSTPETIQPEEGIKEALSIHAGCNTPPASDPEKIEVDSPEDSPSASLPPTSKCSRNDVAKATAGFPEGDDINDEGRYGNGEYEEERHYNINDTQKLVAVPSFHRRTGKKIWVRMPRKSIQAPSNDLTSPKTVDQEQDPDEEYICPWIIEWDIIFKHVDPVTIRCMNWERKLSSSSPSKEESY, from the exons ATGACATTGAAACCCCAAAATAGTCTCATCCGCCCGGTCTTCACACAAGAATTCTATCACGAAGTTAAGAGAGCCTGGAGGTTGCGGGTAGGGCAAAATGGAAAGGAAAATGCTCTTCCACGCAATATTG CCCTTGCAGTTAGCGGTGGGCCGGATTCTATGGCCTTGGCCCATCTCTGTAGAAGGTTAATAGTAGAAGGGCATATTCCAGACCTAAACGTGAAGGCATTTATAGTGGATCATAAAGCTCGAGAAAAAAGCACCGATGAAGCTCTTAAGGTTGCGGGATGGATCAAGTCGATGG GATTAAAATCCCAGGTTCTCACACTGCAATGGCCTGAGGGAACAAAAGATCCAGCAAGATTGCCAAATTTTGAAACGCTCGCAAGGAGACTTCGCTATCAAGCTCTTGGGACTGCATGTGTAACGGAAAACATACGAGCATTATTTCTAGGCCATCACAGAGATGATAACGTTGAAACTGCCTTGCTTCGGTTAGCCCAAGGTCATGGACGCTTTGGTCTTGCTGGATTTGACAGCGTTTCTCCCATTCCTGAGTGCCACAGTCTATGGGGCGTATCACAGAGTGGTGATATTACGAGCATAGAGGCCATCTCCGCCGATCGAACTCCTAGAATGGCGCCGATAAAACCAAATCTAATGAATAATGGGGGTGATAGAGCACCTTTGCCACAACCGGATTCAAGCCTCTATACTGCAACTGGTGGTGTTTATATATTCCGCCCGTTTCGCTCATTCCCAAAGGCACGACTGGAAGCTACTTGCCGCGTTGCAAGGGTCCCATTTGTGATTGATCCCACCAATGAAGACCATACACTGACCATCCGAAACACTGTGCGCAAGTTGTTGTCATCAGGGGACTTGCCTCGCGCGTTACAAAGTCCTTCAATACTAGCATTTATCAGCAAGAATCAAAGAGCCAAGGAACGTTTACAGGATCTGACCGACAGTTTTTTAAAACTTGTCCGCGTCAACAACTTTGATTTTAGCTCTGGAACATTGCTCGTTCGGCTACCCTTCGCTGAAGAAGTTGACTTTTTTAAAGAGACCTTTAACGATCCCCATCAAGATCATCCTCATATAAATCCTTTTGACGTGCAATTAAAAGTCGTACGCACGTTAATTGAGTTAGTAACCCCAGAATCGGATCTTCAGGTGTCGCAAGAGGGTCTAGTCAGAGCCGCCAAACTGCTCTGGCCTCGATCATCCGAAGACACATCATCTCCCGATGTATTCACGCTCGGCGGCGTTCAATTTCAAccccaaaaaagaaaggggaaaTATGGAGTCTTTCCGCATAGTTTCAAGCGCCGGAGTCAGGACGCTCTCATCGCGTCCCAGAATCTCAGAGACGTTGCAGACAATCCTACAGACCCAAATATTTGGCTACTCTCGCGAGAGCCCTTACGCCGACATTTACCGCCACCCATCACTAAGTTTGGAATATGTCTTCCCGACCCGGTTCCTGAACAAATTAACAAGGCAGGATGGCAAAGTGTAAACAAAAGCAGGTGGACTCAGTGGAAACTCTGGGATGGTAGATACTGGGTCCGTCTTCGAGCGACTAGACAAAACAAAACGTTGGCTCTCAAAGGGGGTGCGACTCCCAAGGCACACATCTACAGCTTTGGTGACACCATTCAAGTAACAATGAAGCCCATGTCTCAAGAGGACGTCGTTGGGATTCGCCGATCTGAACTTGGTAATCCCTTTTATCAATGTCGGAGTTCATGGAAGCTGACGGATCGAGATTTACGGCCTGAATCGTACACGGGGGGCCGAAGGCTCGACGCATCCcgatggaagaagaaggcctTCGATGTTCTCCTTTCTTGTTTTGCACCGGGCAATCTTCGAAAGACAATTCCAGTGCTCTGGCATTCTACCCCGGAAACCATTCAGCCGGAGGAAGGAATAAAAGAAGCCCTGTCCATCCATGCGGGCTGTAATACGCCTCCAGCCTCAGACCCCGAGAAGATAGAGGTTGACAGCCCAGAAGATTCCCCATCTGCTTCTCTACCTCCAACTTCAAAATGCAGCAGAAACGATGTAGCCAAAGCGACTGCCGGCTTTCCCGAAGGAGACGACATAAACGACGAAGGAAGGTACGGTAACggagaatatgaagaagaaaggcaCTATAACATAAATGACACCCAAAAACTTGTTGCCGTACCATCATTCCATCGCCGCACGGGAAAGAAGATATGGGTACGAATGCCTCGAAAATCTATCCAAGCGCCATCGAATGACCTAACATCGCCCAAAACAGTCGACCAGGAGCAAGACCCAGATGAAGAATACATTTGTCCCTGGATCATTGAATGGGATATTATATTCAAACATGTCGATCCTGTCACGATCCGGTGCATGAACTGGGAACGTAAATTATCGAGCTCCTCTCCGTCCAAGGAGGAAAGCTATTGA